ACTGAAATATCAAGTATTTAATATGAAAAACGTAAACATGTAACACTGAAGTCTTTCTAAGTACTATGATTGTAAAATACTTATCCAAAAACTGCTCTATGGAGCATCAAAACAAAGTACTTTTTATGTGTCcttaacataaacaaatataaatcaaaaatgaaattgCTTGAAGAATCCATCCAAgtaaacattaacaaaaaatgtaaagtgCTATTACAACTAagtgttaataaaataaagtacagCTCTGCAGTGTCCATCAATGGAACACTTTTAGTACAACCTGAAAAAAGGAATTTACTCATCTAAATAAAAGTGCTTATGAGACTCaaccaaaatgtcaaacattcTCATATCAGAGATTTTACATGTGTAGTGTTttctcagtgtttatttttcaatttccaGATTTTTGTGCAGGAATACAAGCTGATCGACATGGTCAGCTCTCAGGACACTTCTCTGTGCATTTACTATGTCTCCTGCAGAGGAGAAAACTCTCTCTGCAGAGACACTTGTTCCAGGAATGCATAGGAAACTCCTTGCTACTTTGGATAGCTGAGGGTATTCCTGTTCATGGTCCTTCCACCAACTGAGAGGATTTCCTGTGAGAGGCAAAGGGGTCTCATCTCTATACCTCTTGATCTCAGCTGCAGCAACATCATGTTCTGATTTTGGTGCAGTATTGTCACTAGTAGAGGCAAACGTAGCTCCGAGCAAGTCCACCAATGCACATGAGGTCCTCTGTCTTTTTAGGGGTGGCCGAGGGATGGAGTCAAAGTTGTCTTTGATATGTGGGTGATGAGCCTCCTCTGTGGCATTCTCTTCCTCCACCTGTTTGTCAGTCTCCTCATTCTTTtgctgctgaaaaacattaaattcaaaTAGTATTAATGTCAGAAAGTCAAAATTCAAATCCAAGATTCACCCTGTTTTTCACTAATATTTGATGACAAATGTCAtcaatatgcatttttttttgctttttactttattcaCTTGCTTATAACTTCAGTTGaatttttccaaataaattaatttatttacttacattttcttccttctttatcACAGTCACCACAGTGTCCAACAGTCTGGAATAGGTCTCACTGGTCTCTGCTTCAGACAGGAAGGGCAGGTCCTTAAACCGAGGATCAACAGTTGATGCCATCCATAGTGTCTCCCTCTCATTTACATATCTCTTTCCCAGATCTTCTGCTATGGCAGTCTTAATGTCCCTTACTGTCGGTGTATCATCAACACTTTCTTGTGCACCCATCACAAGCTTGGCATGAAGAGGAGCAATGATGGACAGGGTTGGCATACTCTCCTCTGACATCACCAGGGTGGCGTCCTTCATAGGCTTGAGTGCCCTGACAACTTcttctgcacatgtgatgtcagACTCACTTAATGTGaaaatttctttttcactcttccTAACTTCTGCAGAAAGCAGAGCTGCACAGATGGCTGGTTGCTGTTCTAAAAATCGTTCTATCATATCATAGGAGCTGTTCCATCTTGTAATTATGTCCGTGATCAATCTGTGAGCTGGTAGCTGAAGGAGGCACTGTTTCTGCTTCAACTGGTTGCTGGCTGTGGTGCTGCGCCTGAAAAAGGCTGTTACACGTCGGATCCTCCCGAGAAGTCGCACCACGGATTGTATTTTCAGTGCTTTCTGTGAGGCGAGATTCAGACTGTGTGCAAAACATTGTATGTGCGTTATGCCTGCAAGTCTAGCCGCGAGAGCCATGTTTGGTGCATTATCGGTAACAACAACAAGGTCCTTTGCGTTCAATCCCCATTCAGCCACAGCGTCAGTTAGTAACGCTGCAATGTGCTCACCTGTGTGACTGTCATGCATGGCTCGGGTTTGTAGTACATGAGACTGAAGGTTCCACTGGTCCGTTATGTGATGTGCTGTAACAGTTACGTACGATTCAGTGGCTCTCGAAGTCCAAGCGTCGCATGTCAGAGCAACTGTCTCAGCCGAGCTGAGAGAGTCCAGCACTGTCGCTTTGACTTCTTGGTACAGCTTTGGCAGAGCGATGTCCGTGATGTGTTGTCGAGAAGGAACGGTGTAACGGGGCTCCAGCGTTTTAATCATATTACGAAATCCTTTATTCTCCACAACACTCAGAGGGCGCATGtctttgcaaataaaaacaagtactGACTGCGTTATTTTTGTTGCACGAGTTGAAGTTGCTGGTAGTTTCGAAAAGTTAACTTCTTCAATTGTCCGTTGAGAGGGATCGCCTCGTTTCGTTTTAAAATTAGCATTTGACGCTACGTCGCTATGGTGTCTAGACACGTGTGTTCGTAAATTTGTTGTGTTACCGGAATATTTGACTCTGGCGGTGCAGATTTTACAGACTGCATAGCTCTTGTCATAGTCTTTACTTCCTTCTTTTGTCCTAAATCCAAAATGAGTCCACACATCAGCTTTGAAAGCTGCGGGGGCCGGCTGTATCCTCTCCTCTTCAGTCATCAGTTAGCTAGCATCACACACGTCCACTGACTGTTCTACTTCGTTCTTTTGGCAAACTAGACGCTTCTACAGTTATCGCGAGACCTCGTTTTTACGTCATAGTAAAGGCGGTGAAAACTGCAAACCAGTGGCCGGAGTTTGAATTCCAacatacaaaagaaataaacagtaaatgcatgtcatttttcaattaaaaaaatcgaTAACACTGATTTTAAATATCGATTCAGTATCATTGCGtgaaatatcgcgatatttcGTTGTATCGATATTTTCTTACATCCCTAATAAGCACTGTTTCAAATAGCTGACGCTTTTCAGCTCATTTTAATATGATAATGCCAAGAGTCGGGCTGCCTTTTAAGTCTGAAGACAGTCAAAGATAAAAGGGAAAGAGATGCTTTTATTACACACAACCCAATACGCTTTTGCCCCATTCGTGTGTTTGTCCACATAAATGAAGATTTACAGGCATCACTGTTGCCCTTTAACGCTGTACTTTAGCAAATTGCTAACATCAGCAGACAATCACAGCACTGATGTTTAAACAGTGTAACATCTTCACCTTCTTATTTTGAAGAATTAGCATGCTCTTTGAGTTACATTTTGGAAATGAAAGCACCAAATGACAAGTTAATGGTTTCGCCAAAACCAGTGGTATACGTCGATGTATACGTCAAGTATTGCTGTTCTCTATcacacacttcctgtctttTTCTCCACCATCCTTGTCAGGAATAAAGGCcttaaaaatttttaaaaagctggagGAGGGGAAGCTGTGTTATTCTATAACAGATCTACAGGTATGTGGGCCAAAGTAGAGGATTAAACTACGATAATCATAATAATCGCTTTCTCCGTGAGAGCTCATATGATGTACCGAGAAAACCAACCAAACGAGGCTTCATCGTGAGTCACATCACATCCAGTGCAGAGACAGATGGGAGAGAGGCACAATCATTTAAAAAGCTTCCAGAACATTTCAACTGATCCCCCTCTCCAGATAGATCCCCAACCTCAAGCCAAGCTGCCCTAAACCACCACGTTGGTAGCAACTGCTACTCAGTTCTACTCAACCATTCctgcaaacacactgacataacTGAGAAAAATTCTACACGTGGAGGTCACAAATTCATATGATAAACATGCGACGGTCTGATGACTTTAtgacacacacaagaaaagaaaaaaaatctacacgCACTAATTGTAATTGTCACTTGCTCTGTTTTTTATCCATAGCTGCTGTGCTTTCCCTAGACATTGTTTAAAGTTTATTCATAACACTTCACATGTGCCATTCCTTAAACTGACACTTCCCAGCTCCACTTTCTCTCGAGCAGGAGAGGATGGATGACCTACAAAGACGTTCACTCCCTCGTGCACTCGTCTAAACATTTTCTTAGCCTACACAAGATTGTCCAAAATGAGATACGGTCTCATTACTGGTTTCATTTTAACACAGACTTCAGTCATGCAGATGAGTTATCAATAACTTAACGGCTTCCCAGCCTTATGGATGAGACTTAATTATCGGTTTACATCATCAACCTTTTAATTTCTCATTCCTCCACCTCTTTTCATAAGGGTGGCGCCCACAAACATCTAACTAGCCTGGAAATGAACTGAGTGGTTCAAATGCCAACTTTTTACTACAAGAAAAGAATTAGTCAATTCTCAAGAGTTGATTTTACTTCCAATGTTACACTTGGCACTTGCCGATTATTGTTCCACTGAGGATATCTGAGGCTTCTTCTCTGTATTGATTGGCACATCCTCAGGCTGTAAACAGCTGCAGCGGTTGCCATTTACTCATCGCAGCTCAGCTCCATTTCTCCTGTTTGGATTTATGGCTTCGGTAATACCTCATATAGACGGCATGACGGTGGGCTGTGTTCCTTGAAAcctttcaaaatgtatttagcttaatttttaaaaacgtGAAATACTGTCTAGATTCAAAAACACATCAGGCTTTACCTTCTGCATGGATAACATCCTCTGACTTTCAGCACGTGCAATTAAGAAGCTACTCAAGATGTTTCTGGGATTTAACATTATCGGTCTAAGTGTTGTTAATGTGGCTGCCCCTTTTTGATTTGTTGCGGTCTAATCCTTGTTGGATAATCCAGAATCCTATTGAAGGATT
This DNA window, taken from Astatotilapia calliptera chromosome 5, fAstCal1.2, whole genome shotgun sequence, encodes the following:
- the LOC113021934 gene encoding zinc finger BED domain-containing protein 1-like, yielding MTEEERIQPAPAAFKADVWTHFGFRTKEGSKDYDKSYAVCKICTARVKYSGNTTNLRTHVSRHHSDVASNANFKTKRGDPSQRTIEEVNFSKLPATSTRATKITQSVLVFICKDMRPLSVVENKGFRNMIKTLEPRYTVPSRQHITDIALPKLYQEVKATVLDSLSSAETVALTCDAWTSRATESYVTVTAHHITDQWNLQSHVLQTRAMHDSHTGEHIAALLTDAVAEWGLNAKDLVVVTDNAPNMALAARLAGITHIQCFAHSLNLASQKALKIQSVVRLLGRIRRVTAFFRRSTTASNQLKQKQCLLQLPAHRLITDIITRWNSSYDMIERFLEQQPAICAALLSAEVRKSEKEIFTLSESDITCAEEVVRALKPMKDATLVMSEESMPTLSIIAPLHAKLVMGAQESVDDTPTVRDIKTAIAEDLGKRYVNERETLWMASTVDPRFKDLPFLSEAETSETYSRLLDTVVTVIKKEENQQKNEETDKQVEEENATEEAHHPHIKDNFDSIPRPPLKRQRTSCALVDLLGATFASTSDNTAPKSEHDVAAAEIKRYRDETPLPLTGNPLSWWKDHEQEYPQLSKVARSFLCIPGTSVSAERVFSSAGDIVNAQRSVLRADHVDQLVFLHKNLEIEK